From Amycolatopsis sp. YIM 10, the proteins below share one genomic window:
- a CDS encoding YafY family protein, whose protein sequence is MRASRLVSMLLLLQARGRMTARELAAELEVSVRTIYRDAESLHAAGIPLYGDAGPSGGYQLLDGYRTRLTGLTAEEAETLFLTGLPGPAAELGLAQVAGAAQLKVLASMPAELRERAGRIASRFHLDAPGWYSDAEETPHLAAAADAVWTKRALHVRYHRWREPRDVERTLHPYGLVLKAGRWYLVASSGERTATYRVNQILELSEGERFERPPEFDLAAYWAAYRADFQARRQRGAAVIRLSPSGAEQFPDAYSADVVKAFAESAGEPGEDGWVTGTIPIESIAYTAGYLLRLGPEVEVLDPPELRDRITQLVDGLSKLYER, encoded by the coding sequence GTGCGGGCCAGTCGCCTGGTGTCGATGTTGTTGCTGCTGCAGGCGCGCGGGCGCATGACGGCGCGGGAGCTGGCCGCGGAACTCGAGGTCTCGGTGCGCACCATCTACCGCGATGCCGAGTCGTTGCACGCGGCCGGGATCCCGCTGTACGGCGATGCCGGGCCGTCGGGCGGGTACCAGTTGCTCGACGGCTACCGCACGCGGTTGACCGGGCTCACCGCGGAAGAGGCCGAGACGTTGTTCCTCACCGGACTGCCGGGGCCCGCGGCGGAGCTGGGGCTGGCGCAGGTGGCCGGGGCGGCTCAGCTCAAGGTGCTCGCCTCGATGCCGGCCGAGTTGCGGGAGCGCGCCGGGCGCATCGCCTCGCGATTCCACCTCGACGCGCCCGGCTGGTACTCCGACGCCGAGGAGACGCCGCACCTGGCGGCCGCGGCCGATGCGGTGTGGACCAAGCGGGCGCTGCACGTCCGCTACCACCGCTGGCGCGAGCCGAGGGACGTCGAGCGCACGCTGCACCCGTACGGCCTCGTGCTCAAGGCCGGTCGCTGGTACCTGGTGGCGAGCAGCGGTGAGCGGACCGCGACGTACCGGGTGAACCAGATCCTGGAACTCAGCGAAGGCGAGCGGTTCGAGCGGCCGCCGGAGTTCGACCTCGCCGCGTACTGGGCGGCCTACCGCGCCGACTTCCAGGCCCGGCGGCAGCGCGGTGCCGCGGTGATCCGGCTTTCCCCGTCGGGGGCCGAGCAGTTCCCGGACGCGTACTCGGCCGACGTGGTCAAGGCGTTCGCCGAATCGGCCGGCGAGCCGGGGGAGGACGGCTGGGTGACCGGCACGATCCCGATCGAATCGATCGCCTACACCGCGGGTTACCTGCTCCGGCTCGGCCCCGAGGTCGAGGTGCTCGATCCGCCGGAGTTGCGTGACCGGATCACGCAACTCGTCGACGGTCTGTCGAAGCTCTACGAACGTTAG
- a CDS encoding PadR family transcriptional regulator translates to MSDLNATAAALLGLLHDGPATGGQLVAGAEERFGAFFSVTRSQVYRELPALAKEGLVRLGKQGPRSSQQYVITAAGKKAFKAWLSSDAGPDHLRSPLILRLVHAGTLTAKQRSSLVEQARGAYAEDLDAAKAAIKAAEDPYAKAVAEFGQAHAKAALKLVDAIPQA, encoded by the coding sequence GTGTCCGATTTGAATGCAACAGCCGCAGCCCTGCTCGGTCTGCTCCACGACGGCCCGGCCACCGGCGGGCAGCTCGTCGCGGGAGCGGAGGAACGATTCGGCGCCTTCTTCAGCGTCACGCGCAGCCAGGTCTACCGGGAACTCCCGGCGCTGGCGAAGGAAGGCCTGGTCCGTCTCGGCAAGCAGGGACCGCGCTCCAGTCAGCAGTACGTGATCACCGCCGCGGGCAAGAAGGCCTTCAAGGCGTGGCTGTCCTCCGACGCCGGGCCCGACCACCTTCGCAGCCCGCTGATCCTCCGCCTGGTGCACGCCGGCACCTTGACGGCGAAGCAGCGCTCGAGCCTCGTCGAGCAGGCCCGCGGGGCCTACGCCGAGGACCTCGACGCGGCCAAGGCGGCGATCAAGGCGGCCGAGGACCCCTACGCGAAGGCGGTGGCCGAGTTCGGCCAGGCGCACGCGAAGGCGGCCCTCAAGCTGGTCGACGCGATCCCGCAAGCCTGA
- the prfB gene encoding peptide chain release factor 2, whose protein sequence is MSAEFEAELKDVAGTLAQIESVMDLDALRADVASLEEQASKPDLWDNPEAAQKITSQLSHKQNELRRVSELRQRVDDLGVLYELAEAEDDTASKAEAEADLAKLRQEIAALEVRTLLSGEYDERNAVVTIRSEAGGVDAADWAEMLLRMYLRWSERHDYPTDVYDISYAEEAGIKSATFKVSAPYVYGTLSVEQGTHRLVRISPFDNQGRRQTSFAHVEVLPEVEEVDHVDIPEKDIRVDVFRSSGPGGQSVNTTDSAVRITHGPTGIVVSCQNEKSQLQNKAAAMKVLQAKLLQRKKEEERAELNALKDGGSSWGNQMRSYVLHPYQMVKDLRTEFEVGNPSSVLDGDIDGFLEAGIRWRKQTENA, encoded by the coding sequence GTGAGCGCCGAGTTTGAAGCAGAGCTGAAGGACGTCGCCGGCACGCTGGCCCAGATCGAGTCCGTGATGGATCTGGACGCGTTGCGGGCGGATGTCGCCTCGCTGGAGGAGCAGGCGTCGAAGCCCGATCTCTGGGACAACCCGGAGGCCGCGCAGAAGATCACCAGCCAGCTCTCGCACAAGCAGAACGAGCTGCGCCGGGTCTCCGAGCTGCGTCAGCGGGTGGACGACCTCGGCGTGCTCTACGAGCTGGCCGAGGCCGAGGACGACACCGCCAGCAAGGCCGAGGCCGAGGCCGACCTGGCCAAGCTGCGGCAGGAGATCGCCGCCCTCGAGGTGCGCACCCTGCTCTCCGGTGAGTACGACGAGCGCAACGCCGTGGTGACCATCCGGTCCGAGGCCGGCGGCGTCGACGCGGCCGACTGGGCCGAGATGCTGCTGCGCATGTACCTGCGCTGGTCGGAACGGCACGACTACCCGACCGACGTGTACGACATCTCCTACGCCGAAGAGGCCGGGATCAAGTCCGCCACCTTCAAGGTGAGCGCCCCCTACGTCTACGGCACGCTCTCGGTCGAGCAGGGCACGCACCGGCTGGTGCGCATCTCCCCGTTCGACAACCAGGGCCGCCGCCAGACCTCCTTCGCCCACGTCGAGGTGCTGCCCGAGGTCGAGGAGGTCGACCACGTCGACATCCCGGAGAAGGACATCCGGGTCGACGTGTTCCGCTCGTCGGGCCCCGGCGGGCAGAGCGTGAACACCACCGACTCGGCCGTGCGCATCACGCACGGCCCGACCGGCATCGTGGTCTCCTGCCAGAACGAGAAGTCGCAGCTGCAGAACAAGGCGGCCGCGATGAAGGTGCTCCAGGCCAAGCTGCTGCAGCGGAAGAAGGAAGAGGAGCGCGCCGAGCTGAACGCGCTCAAGGACGGCGGCTCCAGCTGGGGCAACCAGATGCGCTCCTACGTGCTGCACCCGTACCAGATGGTCAAGGACCTGCGCACCGAGTTCGAGGTGGGCAACCCCAGCTCGGTGCTCGACGGCGACATCGACGGCTTCCTCGAAGCCGGCATCCGCTGGCGGAAGCAGACCGAGAACGCCTGA